Proteins encoded by one window of Kribbella flavida DSM 17836:
- a CDS encoding LLM class flavin-dependent oxidoreductase yields the protein MDFSLWPAASRTWPDILDGAEYAERTGWHGVWIADHFMQNGDDLSVPVNECLALLAGLAARTSRVRIGSMVLGNTYRHPAVVANQAATLDQMSNGRFVLGIGAGWQVNEHEVYGIELPPVRQLLARFEEACRVFRGLLTEERFSLDGEYYQLTGAPLEPKPANLPILIGAAGEKVALGIVAKYADEWNHWGLPDVARHKGEVFRAHCEKIGRDPSTVRRSTQAMIEVITPGDTEAEARRDRLTAAGRPTIMGSAQYVLDTVAQYPEAGIDELLVPDAFLGAGPQRLEALETLRAEVFTKL from the coding sequence ATGGACTTCTCCTTGTGGCCGGCCGCGTCCCGGACCTGGCCGGACATCCTCGACGGCGCCGAGTACGCCGAGCGCACCGGCTGGCACGGCGTCTGGATCGCCGACCACTTCATGCAGAACGGCGACGACCTGTCCGTTCCGGTGAACGAGTGCCTCGCGCTGCTGGCGGGTCTGGCGGCCCGGACGTCTCGGGTGCGGATCGGGTCGATGGTGCTCGGCAACACCTACCGGCATCCCGCGGTTGTCGCGAACCAGGCGGCCACGCTCGATCAGATGAGCAACGGGCGGTTCGTGCTCGGCATCGGCGCGGGCTGGCAGGTCAACGAGCACGAGGTGTACGGGATCGAGCTGCCGCCGGTGCGTCAGCTGCTGGCCCGGTTCGAGGAGGCCTGCCGGGTCTTTCGTGGGTTGCTGACGGAGGAACGGTTCAGCCTGGACGGCGAGTACTACCAGCTGACCGGCGCCCCGCTGGAGCCGAAGCCGGCGAACCTGCCGATCCTGATCGGCGCCGCCGGCGAGAAAGTAGCGCTCGGCATCGTCGCGAAGTACGCCGACGAGTGGAACCACTGGGGGCTGCCGGACGTGGCCCGGCACAAGGGCGAGGTGTTCCGCGCGCACTGCGAGAAGATCGGCCGCGACCCGTCCACGGTCCGCCGGTCGACGCAGGCGATGATCGAGGTGATCACCCCCGGCGACACCGAGGCCGAGGCCCGCCGCGACCGCCTCACCGCCGCCGGCCGACCGACGATCATGGGTTCGGCCCAGTACGTGCTCGACACCGTCGCGCAGTACCCGGAGGCGGGTATCGACGAGCTGCTCGTCCCCGACGCCTTCCTCGGCGCCGGCCCCCAACGCCTCGAAGCCCTGGAAACCCTGCGCGCGGAGGTCTTCACCAAACTCTGA
- a CDS encoding glycoside hydrolase family 65 protein, whose protein sequence is MDRSHHPIEPWQLRETELDLDRLEQAESLFSLSNGHIGLRGNLDEGEPFGIPGTYLNSFYESRPLPYAEAGYGYPESGQTLVDVTNGKLIRLLVDDSPFDVRYGDLHSHERVLDFRSGILQREADWTSPGGKRIKVRSRRLVSLTQRAVVAIEYVVEPVDQPTRFVVQSELVANETQPRLSDDPRVAAVLENPLEPVSQHGDREDVVLVHRTRKSEQLMAAGMAHEVEADTRVKTDVDVQENWARSTVICELKPGQSLRVVKYVAYGWSSLRSETAIGDQVAAALAGAQFSGWDGLVQQQREFLDDFWDAADVEVHGHAELQQAVRFALFHVLQAGARAERRAIPSKGLTGAGYDGHTFWDTEGFVLPTLTYTMPDAAADALRWRHSILPLAKERASVLGLRGAAFPWRTIRGQECSGYWPAGTAAFHINADIAEAVTRYYCATSDDKFMTEVGIELLVETARLWMSLGHHDRDGQWHLPGVTGPDEYSAVADDNVFTNLMAARNLRAAARYAAKQPAKARELGVDAEEEAAWRDAAAAVYVPYDAELGVHPQSAGFTRYAEWDFEASRGKYPLMLHAPYFELYRKQVVKQADLMLATYWCGDAFTAEEKARNFDYYERLTVRDSSLSACVQAVAAAEVGHLDLAFDYAYEAALIDLLDLHSNSGDGLHMASLAGAWMAMVAGFGGLRERGGMLSFDPALPDGLSQLAFSVRWRGVRLRVEAHHREVRYAVHDGPDAQITFLHAGEEITVTADAPVTRPLTKRVPLMPRPSQPPGREPMSALGQHPAVESEQGQRSKARANAGAGPTKDAARTSAAQDV, encoded by the coding sequence ATGGACCGGTCGCACCACCCGATCGAGCCCTGGCAGCTGCGGGAGACCGAGCTCGACCTCGATCGGCTGGAGCAGGCCGAGTCCCTGTTCTCGTTGTCCAACGGTCACATCGGCCTGCGCGGCAACCTGGACGAGGGCGAGCCGTTCGGCATCCCCGGCACCTACCTGAACTCCTTCTACGAAAGCCGCCCGCTCCCGTACGCCGAAGCCGGCTACGGCTACCCGGAGTCCGGCCAGACGCTGGTCGACGTGACCAACGGCAAGCTGATCCGGCTGCTGGTGGACGACTCGCCGTTCGACGTCCGGTACGGCGACCTGCACAGCCACGAACGCGTGCTCGACTTCCGGTCCGGGATCCTGCAGCGGGAGGCCGACTGGACCTCGCCGGGCGGCAAGCGGATCAAGGTGCGCAGCCGCCGGCTGGTCTCGCTCACCCAGCGAGCCGTCGTCGCGATCGAGTACGTCGTCGAGCCGGTCGACCAGCCGACCCGGTTCGTCGTCCAGTCCGAGCTGGTCGCGAACGAGACCCAGCCCCGGCTGTCCGACGACCCGCGCGTCGCCGCCGTGCTGGAGAACCCGCTCGAGCCGGTGTCCCAGCACGGCGACCGCGAGGACGTCGTCCTGGTGCACCGGACCCGCAAGAGCGAGCAGTTGATGGCCGCCGGGATGGCGCACGAGGTCGAAGCCGACACCCGGGTGAAGACGGACGTCGACGTCCAGGAGAACTGGGCGCGCAGCACGGTGATCTGCGAGCTGAAGCCCGGTCAGAGCCTGCGGGTGGTGAAGTACGTTGCCTACGGCTGGTCCAGCCTGCGGTCGGAGACGGCGATCGGCGACCAGGTCGCGGCGGCGCTGGCCGGGGCGCAGTTCTCCGGCTGGGACGGTCTGGTCCAGCAGCAGCGCGAGTTCCTGGACGACTTCTGGGACGCGGCGGATGTCGAGGTGCACGGTCACGCGGAGCTGCAGCAGGCCGTCCGGTTCGCCTTGTTCCACGTGCTGCAGGCCGGGGCGCGGGCGGAGCGGCGGGCGATTCCCTCCAAGGGCCTGACCGGCGCCGGGTACGACGGGCACACGTTCTGGGACACCGAGGGCTTCGTGCTGCCGACGCTGACCTACACGATGCCGGACGCCGCGGCCGACGCGTTGCGCTGGCGGCACTCGATCCTGCCGCTGGCCAAGGAACGCGCGTCCGTGCTCGGCCTGCGCGGCGCGGCCTTTCCCTGGCGGACGATCCGCGGCCAGGAGTGCTCGGGGTACTGGCCGGCCGGCACGGCGGCGTTCCACATCAACGCCGACATCGCCGAGGCGGTGACCCGCTACTACTGTGCGACGTCCGACGACAAGTTCATGACCGAGGTCGGCATCGAGTTGCTGGTGGAGACCGCACGGCTGTGGATGTCGCTCGGCCACCACGACCGTGACGGCCAGTGGCACCTGCCCGGCGTGACCGGTCCGGACGAGTACAGCGCCGTTGCCGACGACAACGTTTTCACCAACCTGATGGCGGCCCGCAACCTGCGGGCCGCCGCCAGGTACGCGGCCAAGCAGCCGGCCAAGGCCCGGGAGCTGGGCGTCGACGCCGAGGAGGAAGCCGCCTGGCGGGACGCGGCCGCGGCGGTCTACGTGCCGTACGACGCGGAACTCGGCGTACACCCCCAGTCGGCGGGGTTCACCCGGTACGCCGAGTGGGACTTCGAGGCCTCCCGCGGGAAGTACCCGCTGATGCTGCACGCGCCGTACTTCGAGCTGTACCGCAAGCAGGTGGTCAAGCAGGCCGACCTGATGCTGGCCACCTACTGGTGCGGTGACGCGTTCACGGCCGAGGAGAAGGCCCGCAACTTCGACTACTACGAGCGGTTGACGGTCCGCGACTCGTCACTGTCGGCCTGCGTGCAGGCGGTCGCGGCGGCTGAGGTCGGGCACCTCGACCTCGCCTTCGACTACGCCTACGAAGCCGCCCTGATCGACCTGCTCGACCTGCACAGCAACAGCGGCGACGGGCTGCACATGGCGTCGCTCGCGGGGGCCTGGATGGCGATGGTCGCGGGCTTCGGCGGCCTGCGTGAGCGCGGCGGCATGCTCAGCTTCGACCCGGCGCTGCCGGACGGCCTGTCCCAGTTGGCTTTCTCGGTGCGCTGGCGCGGCGTTCGGCTGCGGGTGGAGGCGCACCACCGCGAGGTCAGGTACGCCGTGCACGACGGCCCGGACGCGCAGATCACCTTCCTGCACGCGGGCGAGGAGATCACCGTGACCGCCGATGCGCCGGTCACCCGGCCGCTCACCAAACGGGTGCCGCTGATGCCGCGGCCGAGCCAGCCGCCGGGGCGGGAACCGATGTCCGCGCTCGGCCAGCACCCAGCGGTCGAGTCCGAGCAGGGGCAGCGGTCCAAGGCCCGGGCCAACGCCGGCGCCGGACCGACGAAGGACGCCGCCCGGACGTCGGCGGCGCAGGACGTGTGA
- a CDS encoding beta-phosphoglucomutase family hydrolase — protein MLGLPAGVKVCLFDLDGVLTDTAAVHAAAWKEMFDAFLRARFGPEFTPFDAGAEYEQYVDGKPRVDGVRDFLAARGITLPEGTPDDPPAAETVNGLGNRKNDAVQRRIRTEGVRVFEGSRRYLQAAEQAGLRRAVVSSSANTAEVLEVTGLAQYIELRVDGVTIRTEQLLGKPAPDTFLAAAQQFGVDPTEAVVFEDALAGVAAGRAGAFGYVVGVDRVGQAEELRQHGADIVVQDLAELLDGEDK, from the coding sequence ATGCTGGGACTGCCCGCAGGGGTGAAGGTCTGCCTGTTCGACCTGGACGGGGTGCTCACGGACACCGCGGCGGTGCACGCCGCGGCCTGGAAGGAGATGTTCGACGCCTTCCTCCGGGCCCGGTTCGGGCCGGAGTTCACGCCGTTCGACGCGGGTGCGGAGTACGAGCAGTACGTCGACGGCAAGCCGCGGGTCGACGGGGTGCGCGACTTCCTGGCCGCCCGGGGCATCACGCTGCCGGAGGGCACGCCGGACGATCCGCCGGCGGCTGAGACGGTCAACGGGCTCGGCAACCGCAAGAACGACGCCGTGCAGCGCCGGATCCGGACCGAGGGCGTCCGGGTGTTCGAGGGCTCCCGTCGCTACCTGCAGGCCGCCGAGCAGGCCGGACTCCGCCGGGCGGTGGTCTCGTCCAGCGCGAACACCGCCGAGGTCCTGGAGGTCACCGGCCTCGCGCAGTACATCGAGCTGCGGGTGGACGGCGTGACGATCCGCACCGAGCAGCTGCTCGGTAAGCCCGCGCCGGACACCTTCCTGGCCGCGGCGCAGCAGTTCGGAGTCGATCCGACCGAGGCGGTGGTGTTCGAGGATGCGCTGGCCGGCGTGGCGGCGGGCCGGGCCGGTGCCTTCGGCTACGTGGTCGGGGTGGACCGGGTCGGTCAGGCCGAGGAGCTGCGCCAGCACGGCGCCGACATCGTCGTGCAGGACCTGGCCGAGCTGCTCGACGGGGAGGACAAGTGA